The DNA segment CTCATCTTATTAACAAATGTGCCTACTGTGGTAATACAAGGTAAGCACTCTGAACCTCTTGTAAGGCTCCTGCCTATCTTGTAATCTTTTTCCGTAGTTGTGGGTAATGCTTCCGCATCTATCCCAAATCTCCTCAGACTACTAGCAAACAATCTAGCTCCATCTGGCTGAAGAGGAGGTATCCATACCTTACCAAGCTTCAAGTCTTTACTACTTCCATCAGTAAAGCAAACTTTTACATTCTGTACCTCTCTCTGTTCTTTCTCATCTCTTTGTTCCTTTATAACATTGTAAAATGCTTCTAACCTTGTCTGGAAAACTGCATCTCCACCGTACTCATCAAGCTCAAGTATCAAAAAGGGCTTTTTACTAAATACCTCCTCAAGGTAAGTAAGTAGAAAAGAATCTGGACCACAAGGAAATGTGCCTAGAAACACAGGATATAGATTCTCCTTTTCTTTCACAAATTCAGCAACCCTTAGCATCTCCCGCGGTAAATACCAGTACATATTGTCACAATAACCATTATCTTTTCCAAATTTCCTCAGCAACATCCAAGGAATTACCGGAACAGAAAGATTAGCTATTTTTAAAGGAACATTCATATTGAGTGTATTTGAAAAGATGATATAAGGTCTTCCAAAAAGAACTATATAACTACCACTAGAATCTTGGATTAAGCTGTAAACCTCTTCACCGAGTCTCCTCATCCTCTCCTCAAACTCCTTTTGAACCTCAATAGCATTAGAAAGAGCCCTCTCAATATCCTTTTTACTAAAGCCAAAAGGCTTAAAATACTCTTCAAGTTGGTCTACAAGGTGACGATTACTGGTACTAAAATCAAAAACCGGTATAAGTAGTTCGGCACCTTTCTGATCATTACGAGTTACTACATACTTTAGAAATGCCGGCAATGACTGAACATACGGACAGAAATGATTATACTTATTCTTTTCCCCAAAAGGATGGTTAAGCATAGATGGGATGAATATATATCCACCTTTTCTCTCAGTAAGCTCCGCTGTAATTCCGTATGCTAACTTCACAGGTAAGCAAAAGTCCGCAGAAGCTAACTCTACACCCTTTTCCAGTGTTTTCCTTCCCAAAACATCCACAACTACGGTATCAAAACCTAATTCTTCTAAAAAAGTTTTATAGAAAGGAAGTAGAGAATACACCGTGAAAATATTAGGAATATAAACGATTCTTTCACAATTCCCTGACTTATCACCAGTGTTTTTAGTATAGTCCCGAAAGATACTCTCATATTTTTCGTATATTTCAAATTCTTTAACCCTTCTTCTGCCTTTAGAGTCACTTTCTCTACCACATTGGTAACCAAACGAGGTTGTTCTCTCCCCGGAACTTAAGTGTGTAATCTTACATAAGTTTTCACAGTACTTACAGGTGCTAAAGTATATACTAACTTCTCTATTACTAACATCAAATCCTAGAAACTTCGTTACTCCCACCTTACCTATCCAATCTTTTGCCATAATAGCAATGCCGATTGCCCCCATAAGGTGACAAAAAGGAGAAACAACAATTTCTCTATTTAGAACCTTCTCAAAAGCTCCGACAAGAGCTTTATTTCTCGCAGTAGCTCCTTGAAAGACTACCTTTCCTTTAGGAAGATATTTTTTCCCAACCACCCTATTTAAATAGTTATGGACAACCGAGTAAGTGCAAGAAGCCATCACTTCTTCCACAGAAAACCCTTTGCTAAGAAGATCCTCAATGTCCTGCTCCATAAAGACCGAACACCTTTCCTGAGTGTAAGGAGGAGAAATACCCATAATTTTATCACTAACTTCCTTTATATTAAGTCCAAACTTTTTTGCCTGTTCTTCAAGGAATGAGCCAGTCCCAGCAGAACAGATGTAGTTCATGCTACAATCAAAAACTTTACCATTCCTAAGCCTTACATATTTAGAGTCCTGTCCTCCTATTTCAAATATCACTTCAGCATCAGGGAAAAAGTGAAGAGCTCCCTTTGCATGAGCTGTGATTTCATTCTCAATAACATCAGCTCCAATGTATTCCCCAACCAACTTTCTACCAGATCCTGTTGTTCCCACTCCAAGAACTACTACTTCACTTCTTTTCTCATCCTTAACCTTACTCAGAACCTGAAATATTCTATTGATAGCCTTTATAGGTTCTCCACCAGTTCTAGTATAGAAGCTAGCAATTATCCTCAGGTTTTCATCCATAAGAACACATTTGGTGCTAGTTGATCCTATGTCAATGCCTAGATAAATCTTTAGCGTTGTCCCTTCTTCCCAATTATATATTCCAATCTCAACTCCATCAAGCTCTATTACATAACCTTCGGAAGCCGGATATTTACTCCTCTCAATCAGAATATGAGGGCTTTTCTCAAACACCTCTTTACCATTCTTTTTACCTACTAAAAACTCCAAATCCCCAAGGTAATAAGCTTTTGAAAACCGTTGATCGGCAAGGCTTACAGCTCCCAAAGCTTGCAAAAAATTAGAGTTCGGATCAACTACTAAATTATCACCTAAGTACTCTCTAAGATAGTGGACAAAGAATTTATTCTGAGACAATCCTCCTACTAAAACAACTTTCCCATCTATATTCCTACCCCTAAGAAGCGAGTTTAAAACAGTTCTAGCCATGCTTCTACACAAACCTGCCCATATCTCAACTTTAGAATACCCTTCCTGCTGACGATTTACTAAATCCGTTTTTGCAAACACTGTGCACCTTGAAGCTACTGCCGGCGGTTGAGAATAAGGAATTTCCCACCTCTCAATCTCTTCATAACTTACAGAAAGCCTCTCCCTCTGCTGATCAAAGAAAGCTCCTGTTCCAGCAGCACACACAGAATTAGTCCACAAATTTTTTAATTTAAAATTCTCATCTAGCTCTACAAGCTTAGAGGATCTTGCCCCAACATCAAGTATATACCTAACCTTGCCTATATACTTTCTCACACCTTCTATCAAACACTTGGTTCCATCAAAAAATGGGGCCTTCTCCAAACTGGCAAAAAAGCTTCCAGTAAATCCTACATATTTCTCACCAAAAGCTTCTAATAACCCTTTCAAATTCTCAATAACTCTCTTGCCATGAAAAACCGAAACTTTATCAACAACTTCACCATTCTTAACTCCAACAACTTTAAGGTATAAACTCCCTACATCTATACCTATCCCTTCAATCTCCTTATCTAAATTAAACACTCTCTCTTCCACCATCGTAGTAAAAACTGAATACTCACTTTAATTATACTCTAACCACAAAGAAAAGTGCAAATACCTAACCATCAAAACCAGAAAAGCACAAAACTTCTCTAAGTCTCAAGTAGTACCTGCTAATCACAAAACATCAGCTTACACCAAACTTTTTACAGAACTATTAGAAAATTTATCCAGTCTTGACAGGAACTGCGAGAAAAAAACATCCCCAGCTATAAACTCTAGATTTCATTGTATTAAAACTACTTCATCCCTCTCTTTCCCTATTTGAGTTTAGCAAAAGCTTTAAAAGAAAATATAGCGAGAGGTTAAAAATGAAAATTGCAGAATTCACAAAAGAACTTAAGAGATTTCTAAAGGCAAAACTTGAAGGTTGTAGGCACTTTATAGTTGCTAATTTCATACCCTTCAAGAGATACGACTTAATGATATACAAAGAACTTACAACCAGCTACCTGGTGTCCTTTTTGATAATGTCACTAGTAGTTTGGCTTAAAGAGATTTACCTAATATACATTCAATATATCCAGAAAGGAGCCCAACTCTGGACAACACTTAGCATATTTTTCTACAGTCTACCTTTTACAATGGCTATAACCATTCCTGCGGGTATGGTAATGGCTACCTTGCTAACGTTTAATAAACTCTCAATCAATCTTGAAATTCTGATGCTACGCTTAAGCGGTGTAAGAAAAATTAGGCTTTTCCTGCCCGTTTTTGTATTCTCCTTAGTTATCCTAGGAATAACCTTCCTATTCTTTGATACCGTTTTAATAAGAGGCAATGAAATGTATCTCAGATCTATGATCAAAATGAGAATAGAAAAACCGTTTATAGACATCGCTCCAGGTGAGTTTCCTAAGATCGGGGAATTCAACATAGGGTTTGAAGAGATAAGCGGGAACGAAATGATAGGAGTAGAAATCTACCAAAACTTTGCTGAAGGCGAAAGAATAATTAAGGCTAGCAAGGGTGTAATAATTTCCTCTGGGGATCTACCTTACTACAAGATTCTTTTAAACGATGGAACCTTTATTGAGAAATCCAAAAGAGGAGAAGTCTTCTCCTCACAGTTTAAAGAAGCAGAACTGAGAGTAGATTACGAAATCTCTTACATTCCAACTTTCAATACCGAAACACAACCACGAGTTATGTCAAGATATAAAACAGGCAGAATTATTGAAAATATGAAAAAACAAGATAACGTTTTGAAAAGTTTACTTGAGCTTAGTAATCTCAACTCCAACCTCATTGAGGAATACAAAGAAGTTTTACTCACCCTGCCCCAATATCTGGTAGCCCTAGCTTTCGGCGGTAAGGAAAGGGATAAAACAATAGAAAACTTCAACAACACCATAGTAACAATTTCCAAGCTACATCAAGATATCAGAAAAGTCAATACCAGATTTGAGATGATTGACTACAATGTTTTTGTTTTTGAACAACACAAGAAAACATCTATACCAGTATCTGCAATAGTTTACGGACTGGTAGGATTCGTTTTTGGTATAATGATAAAGGTAAGGACGGGTAGAGGAGGCTCACTGATAATAGGAATAGTGGTGATACTACTTCAGACATACCTTACATTTGTAGCTGAGATTCCCGTAAGAAATGGAGAATTAGACCCAATAACTGCTGCATGGTATTCCAATGTTATATTATCTCTACCTGCTTTGTATCTCTTACTACGAGAAAAGATCTAAAATACCCTTATAGGTCCTTCACTTAGGCCTTTAAGAAATTGCTGTGTATATTCATTACCTGAGTTAAACATTTCTTCTAAGTCTCCGAAAAAGACAATTCTATGATCTTCAAGCATTAACAACTTTCCTCCTATCTTTTTCATAACCTCAATATCATGAGTGACAACTACTATTGGTATCTGGAGGTAATTTTTTAAGTCTATTATTGATGACATCACATAATCCGATGTTATAGGATCAAGTCCTGTAGTAGGTTCATCAAGGAAAAGAATTTTAGGGTAGGTTGATATAGTTCTAGCAAGTGCAACCCTTTTTCTCATACCACCACTAAGCTCAGATGGCATTTTTTCTCCAACATTCGGCAACCCCACCATCTCAAGCACCTCTTTAACCCTCCTACGAGCCTTCTCCCCAGTTATTCTCCTTACATTCTCTATAACAAAAAGGATGTTTTCTTCTACAGTAAGCGAATCAAACAGTGCTCCACTCTGAAACAAAAACCCAACATCTCTCCAGAACTCTTCAAGCTCCTTCTCCTTAAGAGAAGTTATGTCAACTCCATTTAAAATTACTCTACCCCTTTCAGGTTCCAAAAGCCTAACAATTGTTTTTATCAACACACTCTTGCCCATTCCACTCCTTCCTATTATCAATAATCTATCAGAGTCAAGCGAAAATGTTATATTATCCAATACTTTCAAGTTATTGAAAGACTTACACAAATTCCTAACCTCAATCACACTCATACCACTTCATCTTCTACTCCACTCCTCCTCAAAATTCCTCATAGCTCTCTCAAGAATATAGTAAACCTTCCTAACAGAACAACCAATAATTCTTGAGATCTCTTCGGGTGTCATTCCTTGGTAATACCTAAGGAAGATAACCTCTCTTTCTTCCCTTGGAAGCCTTGAGATTACATCTCTGACTTGGTTTATTAGATCTACATCAAAATCATAAGGATTATTAACGTATCTCTCTATTCTAAGGTCAGTATCTTTACTTTTCAGCTTCCTTAGAAAGTCGTAACAGTAGTTTCTCACGAGTGAATAAAACCAAGGAAAGAACTTCTTCCTTCCGTCAAACTTCTTCAATTTCAATGAAAGTTTGAGGAAGGTTTCTTGGACAAAGTCATCTATCTCATTCAGTGGTATACCCATAGTTCTGCCAAAGTCATACACAAAATTTACGTATTTTTCATATATTAAGGTAAAGGCCTCCTCTTTTCTCTTACCACCCTTTGAAAAAAAGTCATCTATTAGTTCTTCATCACTGACACTAAACATGCAAAGTACTTATTCTTCAGGAATTTCTGGAATCTTAAGTTCCACACCTATCTCTATCACATCTGGATCTTTTATCTTATCTCTGTTCAAGGTAAATATCTTTGGCCACCACCAATACCCACCTCTAAAAAGTTTACCAGCAATTTTTGATAAGAAATCACCTTTTTCTACAATGTAACTACCTACAACCTTGGGCTCAGTAGTGACTCTTTTCTTAGCTTTCCTTTTCTCTATTTCACTTACAACTACATTAAGCTCTTCTACTTTAAGAGAGTACATATCCAAAAGTTCGTTAACTCTATCTAGCTTTTCAAGAGAATCTTCGTAATTACCTTTGTTATGATCCTCTTGAGCCTGTGAGTAAAGACTCCTTATCTCTTCTCTCATCTTCTGAAGTTCAGATTCAAGTGAAGACCTGTAACTTTCAAGCTCCCTCTCAGACATACCTTTAACTTTCTCCTCACTACTATACTCAGAAGTTACTTTTTCTTCATAAGTCAGAGATACTCTGAATTCTGCACCATTAAACGCTTCTAGTTCTTTGTTGCTCCCAAAATACAGAAACCTGATCTTAAGTTTATTAATTTTAAGCTCTTTCATTCTATTGCCGATATCCTCTAATTCCTGTTGACTTTTTCCTTTAAGTTTTTCAGAAAGCTCATCTAGCTTTTTAATTGCCTCCCTTGACTTCTCTATACTTTCATTCAACTTAGCCTCATTTAGGAATGCTTTGGCTTGGCTCGTTATCTCTTCTATTTCCATAACTTCTGCAGAAAGCCACTTTGCTACTCTCTTCAACTTCTCAGTCCTTGAAAGGACTCTATTCAGTTCTGTTCTTGCTGTATTCCATTTATCTTTCAACTCTCTAACAGTAGGTTCTACTTCTGAAATAACTCTTCTGGAATTTGTCAGAGACTCATAGTAATTTGATGAATTATAGAGCGATAACGAAGTTTGGTACGAATTTGTAAGATTCTTGAAACTTTCAGGATACACTACTTCCATTCTCAAATCCTTAGACTCCTTTAGCAAAGAACTAACCTTTGACATCTCTTCCTCTGCTTTCTTCTTTCTAGAGTTCATTATTGCTATTTCCGAATTTGTTATTGAGGTTAGAGCTTTTACTTTAGCTTCATCATTTTTTCCCACGGAAACAAGATTAGTAGCCTCTGTATAATTCTTTTCTGCCACAGTATACTCTTTTTCTGACAATACTGGTGCTCCCTCACTGCGAGCCAATTCCAGCTTCTCTTTTGCCAGTTGTATCTCTTTATCAGGCTTTGGAGCAGGACATGCACCTAAAAAGCTTGTCACCAGTAACAAAACTATTCCAAAGATTGTAAATTTTCTCATACCACTCCTCCTAACATCTAGATAGAAATAATAATAAATAAGTGCCAGCCAAGTTTCTACAAAAAACAACAACTGTCACTGGTAATCCGAACTTTACCTTGTTAACTCAGAAGCTTTTGGCAAGCCTCGGGTTGACTCTATTATACTATGGTATATAAACTCTGACAGTCTAAGCAATTGCTTTTCATCTAATCCGAAGAACCTAAATCCACAAAACAGGGCATCACGCCTTACTAGAAATACCTTTGTTTTCACAACAACATTCCCGAATATCAATTCACAAGGATAAGCCTTGTTATTTATAAACATATTTGCTTCTTCTTCAGTCCGAAAATTAGCACTCACTCCTCCTGCACTCACATCAAATACCTGTCCCTCAATGACTCTGTTCGGAAGTATCTCAACTCTTAGAAGTCCATAATCAACTTTTACCCTGTAATGTTTTCTTTTATCGTCATCCTTAATAGGCAAGGTTTGAAGAATCTCATAAATCTTTTCTGATATGTAGTATGGTTGCAGAGCACTGTCAACAATGCCTGATACTCCTTTCTGCAGGAGTTCTTTCAGCTTAGCAGGGGACTTTTCCGAGGTTACCAATATTATGTATTTTTTAGTCTCACTTATTTTACCAACAACACTGAAGCCCTGCTCTGGAAACATCTTATTTATTCCATCCACATCAATAACGAATACATCAAATTCACCGTTGTTTGCCTGGTCAGAGAATATATGGTTTACATAATATCCACGAGATATAAGAAAAACTCCAATTGCTTTTGATAAGGTTGGGCTATTTGAAACAACACCAACTTTTACCATAAAAACAATTTAACAAAAACTCATAACTGATTCAAGAAGTTATACAAACCTATACCATCCATCTTCAGTACCAACTATTATCATTGAGAACTTTGTGAAAATGCCGTTCTCTATTATTCCTGGAATACTTTTCAACCACCTTTCTGTTTCAACTGGATTCTCAAGTCTCATTTGACACTCAAGTAAGAAGTTACCATTATCACTTACCACTGGTCCGAGTTTTCCTTTACCCACTCTAAGCCTAGGATTAAACTCTTCAAGCTGTCTCATTACAATTGGTGCTGCAAACGGCAACACTTCCATATTTACTACTCCCTCAAGAACTCCATCAGTTACTTTAGTTTCATCGACTATTACTATAAACCTCTCTGCATTGTAATCCACAATCTTCTCCCTAGTCAACGCTCCCCCCCCACCTTTAAGAAGTGCTATCTTATTTACCTTATCCGCACCGTCTATTGCTATATCTATCCTCTCAACAGCATCCGTATCTGTCACCAATATCCCATTTTCTATCGCTAACATCCGCGAAGCGTAAGATGTTGTCACACAAACAACCTTTAATCCCTTCTTAACCTCATCCCCGAGAAGCTTTATAAACTCTTGAACAGTTGTCCCACTACCAAGACCTATTACCATGTTATCTTTCACCCACTCTCTCACATACTCTAATGCACCTAAAGCGGAATTTATTTTACCTTTAACAGTATCCATAACTGCCTCTCTAAAAATCTCTCAAGATTCTAAGTTTTATATACCCTTCGCCAGCTACATAGAGAATAGGACTCACTTTGTCAGGAATATAGTTGCCACTACTATCAAAAACATCGTCATCTACAAGCACGTTCATAACCTCACCAACGATTAAATTGTGGTCACCTACTTCCTCATCCTTAACCAACTTACACTCATACACTGCAAATGAGAGTGGAATATAGAAAACACCATCCAAAATACCTCTCTCAAGAGGTATATTGAACTTCTCTATTTTATCAACATCCCTTCCAGAATAGAAACCAAGTTTATCAACTATGTCCAGATGTTTCCAATCTAAAAAGTTCACGGAAAAACTCTTGGACCTACTAAGAAGTTCATAAGTGAATCTTCTCTTTGAGATCATTACTGAAAAATATCTAGGATTAATGGAAGATATAGTTGTCCAGGCAGCAGGCATAGCGTTAGTTCTACCTTGAAAAGACGTAACTATTACACATACTACACTTGGGAAAAAACTGTAAAATCCCTTGTCGCTTTTCCTCAACATACTACACTCTTTCCACTTGATCAAAATTTATATTCAACGGCGTTTCTCGGTTGAAGATAGTTACACTCACTTTGAGCTTATATTTATCAGGATAAACCTCAACCACCGTTCCAACAAGTCCTTTAAACGGACCCTCCACTATTTTTACCTGATCACCAGGCTCAAACGAAGAGGAAAGATCAACAAAAGCTCTACTCTTGAATTCACCCGTTTTCTCAAAAATATTTCTTACCTCCTCTATAGTCAAAGGTTTTGGAGGAACCCTAAAAGATCTTACACCACTTTGCTCTGTCTTAGCCCCTAGAAAACCAATTACTCCGTGGATGTTCTTTACTGTCCTTAGAAATGATTCAAGTTTCTGCTCTTCAGTAGGAAGGTCCATTTCCAAAAGAATATATCCTGGGAATATTCTCTGTTTCTTTACTATTTTCTTATCACCTCTTCCCCTAACTTCAACATTCTCCATAGGTATTTTTATGTCAACTATGACCTTTCTTACATCTTCATTCTTTTCCATCTCCTTTTTTATTTTATCCACAACACTATTCTCAAGACCTGAGATGGTATGTAACACATACCAAGCTCTACCCATACACATCTACCTTCTACTTTAGAATTAGTCCAACTAATGTTGAAGCAACAAAATCTATAAACCCCAAGATTATAGAAAGGATTATTACAAAGACTATTACTATTGCTGAAGAAGATATAACCTCCTCTTTCGGTGGCCATGAAACTTTCTTCATTTCCTCGGCAACATCCTTAAAAAATTGTATCACTCTCTTAGCAATACCTATCATACGCCTACCTCAGGCAAAATATTCAGGCCTGGTGGGGCTCGAACCCACAACCTCCGGATTTGGAGTCCGGCGCTCTAGCCAATTCGAGCTACAGGCCTACGGTGGTGGGGATGGAGGGACTCGAACCCTCACGGGTCTTCACCCAGGGGATTTTAAGTCCCCCGCGTCTGCCATTCCGCCACATCCCCAACTAACCTTGATATTATACATAACCTATCTCAACCATTTCAACTTCAACAATTCCAGAACACCCAAGTCTCACCTAAAAACATCCTCACAGGAACGAACCTCTTGAGATACAACCCCTCTTTTCCTATAATATTATTACCATGAAAGAGAAAACCTTCGGAAAATATAGAATAATATCCTCAAAAGTAAACTTATGGGTATTCATAAATTTAAATACCATCAGATCTTATGAAGACTTCCACAAATTGGATTTTGTTAACAGAGCCCAAAAATATACAAACACTTCCTTCCAAAAGCTTTGGAATTTCTTTGCGACAACTCCAGTGCTTGAAGCTTGGTGGAATGGAGAAAAACTAATATCAGAGTTTTTGGTAAATATAGATAAACAGAGAAAAGTATACCCACTGGAACATTTAGATCTTTTCATAAACGAGAGGCTCATACCACTAGAAATCCTACCATCCATAATCTCTGACTTCTTAGGCCTTGAATCTTCAAGAGAAATAAAAACCTGTGATGAGAATGCCATAAAGAATATAGAAGTTTTGTGCTTGTGTAAAGTATGTGACAGAAAAGTATTTCCAAGCGAGATAGCAGAACAACTTAGTAATACTGAAGGTGTATGCTATTATTGTCTCAACAAACTCTCCCCTGAGATAAGAAGGGAAATAGAAACTCCATATCTTTTTAAAAAAAGGATAAACGAAACATGGAAAGCACTAACTGAAAAACAGAGAGAACAATTACTATTCAATATCCTAAGAGAAAGTAGAAAACCCCTAGGAATAGAAGGAATCCAGAAACTCAAAGCACTCGCAAAAAAACTCTCTACAATTGAATCCATATTCAGCGTAGACTTTTCCCCCGAAGAACTAGAATCAGTTGTAAGAAAGTTAGACAAAGACTACTTTATCATTTGGTGGGAGAAAATAAAATAGGAGAAGCGAATATGCATAAACAAAATGCAAAGAAAATTCCCAACAGCAACTTAAATTCCTCAACCAACAATAACACAGAGTTCACCAAAAGCAAAAAGAATCTTACTCCTACTAACAAAAAGCATCACAAATACTTTGACGTAACTTACAGCATAGATTACTCAAAAATAACAGGCACCTGTCCCATATGTTCCAAACACACAATCTATGACCCATCCAATATAGTGATAGAAGGACATGTGTTTCACTTTGAGTGTGTAGTAAACTACATAAAAGAAAAGTTTGGAACCGAAAGCAACAACAAAATCCTTTATACCGGATCTAATACCTTTGGAATCTTCTGGGAAAGCAGAGATACTAAGAAAACAGAACTACTAAAAAAGGTGAACCTAAAGGATACCTTATATGAGTATATTAAGGCAAACACTTAATTTGATAAATACATTACAAAAAGCGCTATTAAATGGTGAATACCCTCACTCTAAAACTCTGATTTCCCTTTGCATCCAAGCACTAGGAAATGAAATTCCTTTTGGCATCTACACCGAAACATCAAAAGGCTTCCTGAATGTGTTCAAGTCTGAGAAAAAGACGAAGGTTCTAAAAGATGTGGTAAGCGAAAATGAAATATCTAAAAAAATCAGAAAGCTAGGAGACGAAACATTCTTTGACATAGCAATATTCTTCAGGAAATTCCAAAGAAAGATTCTGATAAGAGTATCCTTACCTCCCTTGCTTCAGCCAGATGAAGAAAACTTAAGCGAAGTAATAAACAGCTTCTATTCCTTTCAAGAACTCTATGATAGAAATTATGTCCTCTTAGAACTTATCAAGATCCTCAAAGCAACGGCAGAAGTTGATGATATTGAGGAAGTTATAGAAAATGCAACAAAAGTAACCAAAAAACTTTTGGGAACCCAAGGAGCTTCAATTTTACTTAAGGACGAAAAAAAAGACGAACTCTTCTTTAAGGTAGTAGAAAGTGAAAAAAGTGACAAAATAAAAGAGGTTAGAATACCTACAAGTAAAGGAATAGCAGGATATACTGCAAGAACAGGAAAATCACTGATCGTCAACGATGTATCTTCGCATCCTGAATTTTATAGTAAAGTTGACGAAAAAAGCGGCTTCACAACGAAATCACTAATCTCCGCAGCTATAAAACCCCTGAACAGAACAATAGGAGTAATCGAAGCAGTAAACAAACTAAGGGAAACAAATTTTACAGAAGAAGATTTGGAACTTCTAGAGACTATAGCAGACATACTAGGAATAAGCTTAATAAACTCAATACTTCATCAGAAAATTAATAAAATCTCAACCGACATAATAAAAGCTCTAATAACCGCCCTTGAAGCTAGAGACGAATACACAAAAGGACATTCTTACAGAGTTCAAATATTTTCAGTCAAAATCGCTCGCGCTTTAGGATTACCTTCAAAGAAAATTAAAAAGGTAGAACTATCTTCAATTCTACATGATATTGGCAAAATAGGAATTCCTGACAACATTCTCAGAAAACCAGGGAAACTCTCAGAGGAAGAATACGAAACAATAAAAAAGCACCCTATCATAGGCTACAATATCCTAAGCTCAGTTGAAGGACTTGAAGATATCCTAGATGGTATAAAATACCATCATGAGAAGTTTGACGGAACCGGATACCCCGAAGGTCTAAAGGGTAAGGATATACCACTTATAGCAAGAATAATAGCTGTTGCTGATACACTTGACGCTATGACCTCAGACAGACCTTACCGAAAAGCATTACCACTTGAAATAGCACTAGAAGAGATAAAAAAAGTCAAAGGAACCCAGTTAGACCCCGAAATTGTAGAAACTTTCCTAAACTCATTCTCCAAAACAGAAGAAACACTTCAAGATAATATGTAGAAAATATCCCTAAACTCTAAAATCATAACCGCTAAGAAAGATTCAACATCTTATCTATAATCGGCTTGTTAAAACCAACAATAACTTTACCATTTATCACAACCACAGGAACACCCATCTGCCCAGATATCCTCACCATCTCCATCGCTTTTACCTCATCCTTAGACACATCATAGTCCACAAACTTAATGCCCTTGGACCTAAGATAATTCTTAAGCATATTGCAATAGGGACAAGTCGGTGTAGAATAAACCTTTACATCCATAAGCCTTACCTCCTAAATATACTAGCTACTGTATATAGTATACTAAAATATTTCCAACAAGTCAAGAGATTTCAGTGTATTA comes from the Brevinematia bacterium genome and includes:
- a CDS encoding sigma-70 family RNA polymerase sigma factor, which encodes MFSVSDEELIDDFFSKGGKRKEEAFTLIYEKYVNFVYDFGRTMGIPLNEIDDFVQETFLKLSLKLKKFDGRKKFFPWFYSLVRNYCYDFLRKLKSKDTDLRIERYVNNPYDFDVDLINQVRDVISRLPREEREVIFLRYYQGMTPEEISRIIGCSVRKVYYILERAMRNFEEEWSRR
- a CDS encoding LysM peptidoglycan-binding domain-containing protein, whose protein sequence is MRKFTIFGIVLLLVTSFLGACPAPKPDKEIQLAKEKLELARSEGAPVLSEKEYTVAEKNYTEATNLVSVGKNDEAKVKALTSITNSEIAIMNSRKKKAEEEMSKVSSLLKESKDLRMEVVYPESFKNLTNSYQTSLSLYNSSNYYESLTNSRRVISEVEPTVRELKDKWNTARTELNRVLSRTEKLKRVAKWLSAEVMEIEEITSQAKAFLNEAKLNESIEKSREAIKKLDELSEKLKGKSQQELEDIGNRMKELKINKLKIRFLYFGSNKELEAFNGAEFRVSLTYEEKVTSEYSSEEKVKGMSERELESYRSSLESELQKMREEIRSLYSQAQEDHNKGNYEDSLEKLDRVNELLDMYSLKVEELNVVVSEIEKRKAKKRVTTEPKVVGSYIVEKGDFLSKIAGKLFRGGYWWWPKIFTLNRDKIKDPDVIEIGVELKIPEIPEE
- the rpiA gene encoding ribose 5-phosphate isomerase A, producing MDTVKGKINSALGALEYVREWVKDNMVIGLGSGTTVQEFIKLLGDEVKKGLKVVCVTTSYASRMLAIENGILVTDTDAVERIDIAIDGADKVNKIALLKGGGGALTREKIVDYNAERFIVIVDETKVTDGVLEGVVNMEVLPFAAPIVMRQLEEFNPRLRVGKGKLGPVVSDNGNFLLECQMRLENPVETERWLKSIPGIIENGIFTKFSMIIVGTEDGWYRFV
- a CDS encoding flavin reductase family protein, whose protein sequence is MLRKSDKGFYSFFPSVVCVIVTSFQGRTNAMPAAWTTISSINPRYFSVMISKRRFTYELLSRSKSFSVNFLDWKHLDIVDKLGFYSGRDVDKIEKFNIPLERGILDGVFYIPLSFAVYECKLVKDEEVGDHNLIVGEVMNVLVDDDVFDSSGNYIPDKVSPILYVAGEGYIKLRILRDF
- the nusG gene encoding transcription termination/antitermination protein NusG, with the protein product MGRAWYVLHTISGLENSVVDKIKKEMEKNEDVRKVIVDIKIPMENVEVRGRGDKKIVKKQRIFPGYILLEMDLPTEEQKLESFLRTVKNIHGVIGFLGAKTEQSGVRSFRVPPKPLTIEEVRNIFEKTGEFKSRAFVDLSSSFEPGDQVKIVEGPFKGLVGTVVEVYPDKYKLKVSVTIFNRETPLNINFDQVERV
- the secE gene encoding preprotein translocase subunit SecE: MIGIAKRVIQFFKDVAEEMKKVSWPPKEEVISSSAIVIVFVIILSIILGFIDFVASTLVGLILK
- a CDS encoding RING finger protein, producing the protein MHKQNAKKIPNSNLNSSTNNNTEFTKSKKNLTPTNKKHHKYFDVTYSIDYSKITGTCPICSKHTIYDPSNIVIEGHVFHFECVVNYIKEKFGTESNNKILYTGSNTFGIFWESRDTKKTELLKKVNLKDTLYEYIKANT